From Panicum hallii strain FIL2 chromosome 2, PHallii_v3.1, whole genome shotgun sequence, a single genomic window includes:
- the LOC112880336 gene encoding SURP and G-patch domain-containing protein 1-like protein isoform X2: protein MDKGLFANDGSFMERFKQMQQVQEKAAAAGAAASSAAPKPANPKQGFAVAANKSPFELKKAGPVTTGGKLAFSLKKAKVAIAPVFTPEDEDEDAADVDREEPAKRQKSVKADTPAVVAPTGAVAPPPPNDMTVRQVADKLASFVAKNGRQFENITRQRNPGDTPFKFLFDKHCPDYKYYEFRLAEEEKILAQSKEAEASRNANIASSKAPVGLHRSSFEQKPSYQTPASALYGAYEGSSSQGSSSSYGDTSVPSDPVALMEFYMKKAAQEERKRPPRQSKDEMPPPPSLQGPPKKGHHMGDFIPPEELEKFMARCNDAEAQKATKEAAEKAKIQADNIGHKLLSKMGWREGEGLGSERRGRADPIMAGDVKKDHLGVGAVQPGEVTSEDDIYEQYKKRMMLGYRYRPNPLNNPRKAYY from the exons ATGGATAAGGGGCTCTTCGCCAACGACGGCTCCTTCATGGAGAGGTTCAAGCAGATGCAGCAGGTGCAGGAGAAGGCCGCTGCCGCCGGGGCCGCAGCCTCATCGGCGGCGCCCAAGCCTGCGAACCCCAAGCAGGGGTTTGCTGTGGCGGCGAACAAGAGTCCGTTTGAGCTGAAGAAGGCCGGGCCGGTCACCACGGGCGGCAAGCTGGCCTTCAGCCTCAAGAAGGCCAAGGTCGCAATCGCGCCTGTTTTCACGCCcgaagatgaagatgaggatGCGGCAGATGTTGACAGGGAGGAGCCCGCCAAGCGCCAGAAATCTGTGAAAGCTGATACTCCTGCGGTGGTTGCCCCGACCGGGGCTGTTG ccccaccaccaccaaatGATATGACAGTGAGGCAAGTTGCTGACAAATTAGCAAGCTTTGTTGCCAAAAATGGGAGACAATTTGAGAATATTACACGGCAGAGGAATCCTGGAGATACACCATTCAA GTTTCTATTTGACAAGCACTGTCCAGACTACAAATATTATGAGTTTCGCCTTGCTGAAGAGGAAAAGATTCTTGCCCAGTCAAAGGAGGCTGAAGCATCAAGAAATG CAAACATTGCAAGCTCCAAAGCACCAGTTGGTCTGCACAGAAGCTCATTTGAACAAAAGCCTAGCTATCAAACACCTGCATCAGCTTTATATGGGGCATACGAGGGTAGTTCTTCCCAAGGAAGCTCATCTAGTTATG GTGATACGTCTGTGCCCTCGGATCCTGTAGCATTGATGGAATTCTACATGAAGAAGGCTGCACAGGAAGAACGGAAGAGACCACCAAGGCAGTCAAAAGATGAAATGCCGCCACCTCCTTCCCTTCAAG GTCCTCCTAAGAAGGGACACCACATGGGTGATTTTATACCTCCAGAAGAACTTGAAAAGTTCATGGCACGTTGTAATGATGCTGAAGCACAAAAGGCTACCAAAGAAGCTGCTGAGAAGGCTAAGATTCAAGCAGACAATATTGGGCACAAACTTCTATCTAAGATGGGCTGGCGGGAAG GTGAGGGTCTTGGTAGTGAGAGAAGAGGCCGTGCAGATCCCATTATGGCTGGAGATGTGAAGAAGGATCATCTTGGTGTTGGCGCTGTCCAGCCTGGTGAGGTCACATCTGAAGATGACATCTACGAGCAATACAAGAAGCGAATGATGCTTGGCTACCGTTATAGGCCAAACCCACTG AACAATCCAAGGAAAGCATACTACTGA
- the LOC112882715 gene encoding ras-related protein RGP1, protein MSRGGSHGELGQRIDYVFKVVLIGDSAVGKSQLLARFARNEFNLDSKATIGVEFQTRTLNIDKRTVKAQIWDTAGQERYRAVTSAYYRGAVGAMLVYDITKRQSFDHVARWLDELRGHADNNIVIMLIGNKSDLGTLRAVPTEDAKEFAEREKLFFMETSALEAVNVESAFTTILTEIYRIVSKKNLVANEESDSSGSSSLLKGTKIIVPGQEPPPASKATCCMSS, encoded by the exons ATGTCTCGGGGCGGGAGCCACGGGGAGCTGGGGCAGAGGATCGACTACGTCTTCAAGGTGGTGCTCATCGGCGACTCCGCGGTGGGCAAGTCGCAGCTGCTCGCGCGCTTCGCCCGCAACGAGTTCAACCTCGACTCCAAGGCCACCATCGGGGTCGAGTTCCAGACCCGCACCCTCAACATCGACAAGCGCACCGTCAAGGCGCAGATCTGGGACACCGCCGGACAGGAGAG GTATCGAGCTGTAACAAGTGCCTACTACAGAGGTGCAGTTGGAGCTATGTTAGTATATGACATAACCAAGCGCCAGTCCTTTGATCATGTGGCTAGGTGGCTTGACGAACTACGTGGCCATGCAGATAATAACATCGTTATCATGCTTATTGGTAACAAATCCGATCTAGGCACGCTTCGTGCCGTGCCAACGGAGGATGCTAAGGAGTTTGCTGAGCGTGAGAAACTTTTCTTCATGGAGACCTCTGCCCTTGAGGCTGTCAATGTTGAGAGCGCCTTCACAACTATCCTGACAGAGATTTACCGGATTGTCAGCAAGAAAAACCTTGTTGCCAACGAGGAGTCTGATTCTAGTGGAAGTTCAAGTCTACTGAAAGGAACCAAAATTATTGTCCCTGGTCAGGAGCCACCCCCTGCATCCAAGGCGACATGTTGTATGTCCTCCTAG
- the LOC112879754 gene encoding uncharacterized protein LOC112879754: MPSDEPEPLAVMPFELQAGPAPPPARSGGSKMHRLLRSAFKRGDSTSAGSGEEADQLSRSASGSSSSAASSGRPPSGRRVGRRGGDGSIDGDRSSRESFELDGSKNSKLLSALRDAKIGHAYEPFPWEKKMRELLLVPEASCFLSLLLLPKATDVSNTRYNTLEDTLARADAWLRSSQASGVPIVFMNVQTEALLTKISGETALSTVNMGSLSDLGGMANASLYGFEDYHGVDIGVVRAVRLWYTAAAGEAALELRLRPGDTRLGFAISRTEEGFIYVSSVAEEGTPGAASARSGLLELHRAARAASKLLVVSRVGGEKVLPWMASTAGDVKCFDTVSLSQKLSLHRHALRPITLHFLMWDHDLAAALPGDAEKPPLPVLLLPSPLAVAEAKADEIDGDDGPGIASKDSRDDSFRFQNIGLPDSWL; the protein is encoded by the exons ATGCCGAGCGACGAACCGGAGCCGCTGGCGGTGATGCCGTTCGAGCTCCAAGccggcccggcgccgccgccggccaggaGCGGCGGCAGCAAGATGCACCGGCTGCTCAGGTCGGCCTTCAAGCGCGGGGATTCGACCTCCGCGGGTAGCGGGGAGGAGGCGGACCAGCTGAGCCGGTCGGCGTCCGGGTCGTCGTCCTCGGCGGCGAGCAGTGGCCGCCCGCCGTCCGGGAGGCgggtcgggcggcgcggcggcgacggatCCATCGACGGAGACCGGTCCAGCCGCGAGAGCTTCGAGCTCGATG GTTCCAAGAACAGCAAGTTGCTGTCGGCACTGCGCGACGCGAAGATCGGTCATGCGTACGAGCCGTTCCCGTGGGAGAAGAAGATGAgggagctgctcctggtgccgGAGGCGAGCTGCTTCCTgtccctgctgctgctgcccaaGGCGACGGACGTGTCCAACACGCGGtacaacaccctggaggacacCCTGGCGCGCGCCGACGCGTGGCTCCGGTCGTCGCAGGCCTCCGGCGTGCCCATCGTGTTCATGAACGTGCAGACGGAGGCGCTGCTGACAAAGATCTCCGGCGAGACGGCGCTGTCGACGGTAAACATGGGCTCGCTGTCGGACCTGGGGGGGATGGCGAACGCGAGCCTGTACGGGTTCGAGGACTACCACGGCGTGGACATCGGCGTGGTGCGCGCCGTGCGGCTGTGgtacacggcggcggcgggcgaggcggcgctggagctGCGGCTGCGCCCCGGCGACACGCGGCTGGGGTTCGCCATCAGCCGCACCGAGGAAGGGTTCATCTACGTGTCGTCGGTGGCGGAGGAGGGCACGCCGGGCGCGGCGTCGGCGCGGTCGGGGCTCCTGGAGCTGCACCGCGCTGCGCGCGCGGCGTCGAAGCTGCTGGTGGTGTCCCGCGTGGGCGGCGAGAAGGTGCTGCCCTGGATGGCGTCCACGGCCGGGGACGTCAAGTGCTTTGACACCGTGTCGCTGAGCCAGAAGCTGTCGCTGCACCGCCACGCGCTCCGCCCCATCACGCTGCACTTCCTCATGTGGGACCACGACCTGGCCGCGGCGCTGCCCGGGGACGCCGAGAAGCCGCCGCTGCCGGTGCTCCTGCTGCCGTCGCCGCTCGCTGTGGCGGAGGCTAAGGCCGACGAGATCGACGGCGACGACGGGCCGGGGATCGCCAGCAAGGACTCGAGGGACGACTCATTCAGGTTCCAGAACATCGGCCTCCCTGATAGCTGGTTGTGA
- the LOC112880336 gene encoding SURP and G-patch domain-containing protein 1-like protein isoform X1, with amino-acid sequence MDKGLFANDGSFMERFKQMQQVQEKAAAAGAAASSAAPKPANPKQGFAVAANKSPFELKKAGPVTTGGKLAFSLKKAKVAIAPVFTPEDEDEDAADVDREEPAKRQKSVKADTPAVVAPTGAVAPPPPNDMTVRQVADKLASFVAKNGRQFENITRQRNPGDTPFKFLFDKHCPDYKYYEFRLAEEEKILAQSKEAEASRNANIASSKAPVGLHRSSFEQKPSYQTPASALYGAYEGSSSQGSSSSYAGDTSVPSDPVALMEFYMKKAAQEERKRPPRQSKDEMPPPPSLQGPPKKGHHMGDFIPPEELEKFMARCNDAEAQKATKEAAEKAKIQADNIGHKLLSKMGWREGEGLGSERRGRADPIMAGDVKKDHLGVGAVQPGEVTSEDDIYEQYKKRMMLGYRYRPNPLNNPRKAYY; translated from the exons ATGGATAAGGGGCTCTTCGCCAACGACGGCTCCTTCATGGAGAGGTTCAAGCAGATGCAGCAGGTGCAGGAGAAGGCCGCTGCCGCCGGGGCCGCAGCCTCATCGGCGGCGCCCAAGCCTGCGAACCCCAAGCAGGGGTTTGCTGTGGCGGCGAACAAGAGTCCGTTTGAGCTGAAGAAGGCCGGGCCGGTCACCACGGGCGGCAAGCTGGCCTTCAGCCTCAAGAAGGCCAAGGTCGCAATCGCGCCTGTTTTCACGCCcgaagatgaagatgaggatGCGGCAGATGTTGACAGGGAGGAGCCCGCCAAGCGCCAGAAATCTGTGAAAGCTGATACTCCTGCGGTGGTTGCCCCGACCGGGGCTGTTG ccccaccaccaccaaatGATATGACAGTGAGGCAAGTTGCTGACAAATTAGCAAGCTTTGTTGCCAAAAATGGGAGACAATTTGAGAATATTACACGGCAGAGGAATCCTGGAGATACACCATTCAA GTTTCTATTTGACAAGCACTGTCCAGACTACAAATATTATGAGTTTCGCCTTGCTGAAGAGGAAAAGATTCTTGCCCAGTCAAAGGAGGCTGAAGCATCAAGAAATG CAAACATTGCAAGCTCCAAAGCACCAGTTGGTCTGCACAGAAGCTCATTTGAACAAAAGCCTAGCTATCAAACACCTGCATCAGCTTTATATGGGGCATACGAGGGTAGTTCTTCCCAAGGAAGCTCATCTAGTTATG CAGGTGATACGTCTGTGCCCTCGGATCCTGTAGCATTGATGGAATTCTACATGAAGAAGGCTGCACAGGAAGAACGGAAGAGACCACCAAGGCAGTCAAAAGATGAAATGCCGCCACCTCCTTCCCTTCAAG GTCCTCCTAAGAAGGGACACCACATGGGTGATTTTATACCTCCAGAAGAACTTGAAAAGTTCATGGCACGTTGTAATGATGCTGAAGCACAAAAGGCTACCAAAGAAGCTGCTGAGAAGGCTAAGATTCAAGCAGACAATATTGGGCACAAACTTCTATCTAAGATGGGCTGGCGGGAAG GTGAGGGTCTTGGTAGTGAGAGAAGAGGCCGTGCAGATCCCATTATGGCTGGAGATGTGAAGAAGGATCATCTTGGTGTTGGCGCTGTCCAGCCTGGTGAGGTCACATCTGAAGATGACATCTACGAGCAATACAAGAAGCGAATGATGCTTGGCTACCGTTATAGGCCAAACCCACTG AACAATCCAAGGAAAGCATACTACTGA